A stretch of Channa argus isolate prfri chromosome 16, Channa argus male v1.0, whole genome shotgun sequence DNA encodes these proteins:
- the arhgap11a gene encoding rho GTPase-activating protein 11A isoform X2 — translation MRTMERNVMRLVAVQHLRTAYGIKTKNWNKYKAASNKSTGSNTTKVFGVSLESLPYYNMECGSVPSFLVDACMKLLAHVDTEGLFRKSGSIIRLKALRAKLDAGEECLSTALPCDVAGLVKQFFRELPEPVFPIELHEAFLKAQQLSTEEERTSATLLLSCILPDRNLSVLRHFFDFLHNVSKRSAENKMDSSNLSVILAPNLLHSGDGTEKMNVNTEKRLKLQSAVIHCFIENVNNFGVLPEFLAEKVPAMMGCETGVLSPTSDELDELDLNSGLKRRHRRSFGVFSSATPVIATPTSKRKLPLESGLSLGFSNKKRRSVIKNFGIDLLPNTLFSGTSTPGSAYSAAGILDSSSNNVSSAGMSKKQSATSVRRKSRRLSNRHIINRVESGKAGCFSPKVSKKEAPRKSLRLRFSLGKSSKDTGSESIGWRLATQESTTSFPFTKETEFSPSILPRKTESKSSKYISKSEDNLLTPQCHSSAHQILWGADTPLGAQAFGGGSFTHSPMNMCLNNNYMSEPAIVISKPPAVPSLPKKLCCASSADNLESEPNSSATILKIKKATTEFDSDLQVVQDSGSSTDLTKPLPSISAPLAESPIVKVQPLDVEAYSFPTPNPLGNESITFGPTEIATLSPLHIDSIVFESGVYCSPTKVDEGSFCAPAATTSHNSSMVRDDEKGAEQVNHSRLIDALDVQSPAHFKLGVSSGLQSTPYKLGLELRNEPATPPTVNALFSAVYENDEFSQLVDTKVHNQQLLSPGSLETEKPRVADHIQHFNKLTLHSPRSTKVKQIRSPLKFQRTPVRQTVRRINSLLGENRRPTRNVEFPKNQNTQVAKAESLESGLSPHPQFQPYQGEPQVGRSTSMCLKMKLPPVPPKKPSTLASKPKVCALGDVTNMVQPKTKVDFAVPDQSGAQKSMVQQVTDRDMNHYRGSPRNPLNQVRLLSATKPVDL, via the exons ATGAGAACCATGGAGAGAAATGTGATGCGTCTAGTAGCCGTGCAGCACCTCCGCACAGCGTACGGAATAAAGACGAAAAACTGGAACAAATACAAAGCAGCCAGCAATAAGTCAACAGGCAGCAACACG ACAAAAGTTTTTGGGGTATCCCTGGAGAGCTTACCATACTATAATATGGAATGTGGGAGTGTGCCCAG CTTTCTGGTCGATGCATGTATGAAGCTGCTGGCACATGTTGACACAGAGGGCTTGTTCAGAAAGTCAGGCTCCATTATTCGTCTGAAAGCACTCAGG GCAAAACTGGATGCGGGTGAAGAGTGTCTGTCCACTGCTCTTCCCTGTGACGTAGCTGGTCTGGTGAAGCAGTTCTTCAGAGAGCTGCCAGAGCCTGTGTTTCCCATAGAGCTGCATGAGGCTTTCCTCAAGGCCCAGCAGCTCTCCACTGAAGAGGAGAGGACCTCTGCCACCCTTTTGCTGTCTTGTATCTTGCCCGACAGAAACCTAAGCGTCCTGCGTCACTTTTTTGACTTCCTCCACAATGTGTCAAAGAG GAGTGCAGAGAATAAGATGGATAGCAGTAACTTGTCTGTGATCTTGGCACCCAACCTCCTTCACTCCGGAGATGGTACCGAGAAGATGAATGTCAACACTGAGAAACGACTCAAGCTACAATCTGCTGTTATACACTGTTTCATTGAGAATGTCAACAACTTTG GTGTATTGCCAGAGTTCCTTGCAGAGAAGGTTCCAGCCATGATGGGTTGTGAGACAGGGGTTCTGTCCCCTACTTCTGATGAACTTGATGAGTTGGACCTAAACTCAGGATTGAAGAGGAGACACAGGCGCAGCTTTGGAG TCTTTTCTTCTGCAACTCCTGTGATTGCAACACCAACCTCCAAGCGAAAACTTCCTTTGGAATCTGGTCTCTCTCTTGGATTTTCAAACAAGAAACGTAGATCTGTCATAAAGAACTTTGGGATAGATTTACTTCCAAATACTTTGTTCAGCGGAACATCCACTCCTGGATCAG ccTACAGTGCTGCAGGGATCTTGGACTCTTCCTCAAATAACGTATCTTCAGCAGGGATGTCTAAAAAGCAATCGGCTACCTCTGTAAGGAGGAAAAGTAGAAGACTTAGCAATAGACACATCATCAACAG AGTTGAATCTGGAAAAGCTGGTTGCTTTTCTCCAAAGGTCAGCAAAAAAGAAGCACCACGCAAGTCTTTGCGCTTGCGTTTTAGTCTGGGGAAGAGCAGCAAAGACACT GGATCCGAGTCCATTGGCTGGCGACTTGCCACGCAGGAGAGCACCACCAGCTTTCCTTTCACTAAAGAGACAGAGTTCAGTCCATCGATTCTTCCTAGAAAAACTGAATCCAAGA gctccAAGTACATCAGTAAGTCAGAAGACAATTTGCTGACCCCTCAGTGTCACTCCAGTGCACATCAGATCTTGTGGGGTGCAGACACGCCACTAGGAGCCCAGGCTTTTGGTGGAGGTTCATTCACACACAGCCCCATGAACATGTGTCTAAATAACAACTACATGTCTGAGCCTGCCATCGTCATATCGAAGCCCCCAGCAGTGCCCAGCCTTCCCAAGAAGCTGTGTTGTGCTTCCAGTGCCGACAACCTCGAGAGTGAGCCAAACTCCAGCGCCACCATACTGAAAATCAAAAAGGCCACCACAGAGTTTGACAGTGACCTCCAGGTTGTTCAGGACTCAGGCAGCTCTACGGACTTGACAAAACCATTACCAAGCATCTCAGCCCCTCTAGCAGAGAGTCCAATCGTTAAAGTCCAACCTCTGGACGTCGAGGCTTACAGCTTCCCAACTCCGAACCCTCTTGGAAACGAAAGTATCACCTTTGGTCCAACGGAAATTGCCACTTTGTCTCCTTTGCATATAGATAGTATTGTTTTTGAGTCTGGCGTGTACTGTAGTCCAACAAAGGTTGATGAAGGTTCTTTCTGTGCTCCTGCTGCTACCACTAGCCATAACAGCTCCATGGTGAGAGATGATGAAAAAGGGGCAGAGCAGGTAAATCACAGCAGGTTGATTGATGCTCTGGACGTCCAAAGTCCTGCTCACTTTAAACTTGGCGTCTCCTCTGGACTGCAGTCAACTCCATACAAGCTGGGCCTTGAGCTCCGAAATGAGCCTGCCACACCGCCTACAGTTAATGCGTTATTCAGTGCAGTGTATGAAAACGATGAATTTTCCCAACTGGTTGATACCAAAGTCCATAATCAACAACTCCTTTCACCCGGCAGCCTAGAAACTGAAAAGCCCCGTGTGGCAGACCACATTCAACACTTCAACAAGCTCACCCTCCATTCTCCCAGAAGCACTAAGGTCAAACAAATCCGATCACCACTCAAGTTCCAGCGAACCCCTGTGCGCCAGACCGTGCGCAGGATCAACTCCCTTTTAGGAGAAAACAGGAGACCCACCAGAAATGTTGAATTTCCCAAAAACCAGAACACTCAAGTGGCGAAAGCAGAGAGCCTGGAGAGCGGCCTGTCCCCTCACCCACAGTTTCAGCCTTACCAGGGAGAACCACAAGTGGGTCGGTCCACCAGCATGTGCCTAAAAATGAAACTGCCTCCAGTGCCGCCTAAAAAGCCAAGCACTCTGGCCAGTAAACCTAAGGTTTGTGCTCTGGGCGATGTGACCAATATGGTCCAACCAAAGACCAAAGTGGACTTTGCTGTCCCTGATCAATCAGGAGCTCAGAAATCCATGGTGCAGCAGGTAACGGATAGAGACATGAACCATTACAGAGGTTCACCTCGAAACCCTCTCAACCAGGTGCGACTGCTGTCTGCTACAAAACCTGTAGATTTGTAG
- the grem1b gene encoding gremlin-1: protein MANSARTFYSMVFIIWLISSPVESKRNRGSQGAIPHPDKNNPNESEQQPQPPQTGSGTRQRQGLSSPADEVLESSQEALHVTERQYLKRDWCKTQPLKQTIHEEGCVSRTIINRFCYGQCNSFYIPRHIRREEGAFQSCSFCKPKRFTTVAFTLNCPDQQPSTKKKRIQRVKQCRCISIDLD from the coding sequence ATGGCCAACTCAGCGCGTACTTTCTACAGTATGGTTTTCATCATTTGGCTGATATCCTCTCCCGTGGAGTCAAAAAGAAACCGAGGTTCACAAGGCGCCATTCCTCATCCTGACAAAAACAACCCAAACGAATCGGAGCAGCAACCGCAGCCTCCGCAGACCGGCTCCGGAACCCGGCAGAGGCAGGGCTTATCTTCACCGGCCGACGAGGTCCTGGAGTCCAGCCAGGAAGCTTTACATGTGACGGAGCGCCAGTATTTGAAACGGGACTGGTGTAAGACGCAGCCGCTCAAACAGACCATCCACGAGGAGGGATGCGTCAGCCGCACCATCATCAACCGCTTCTGTTACGGACAGTGCAACTCCTTCTACATCCCCCGGCACATCCGCAGGGAAGAGGGTGCCTTTCAGTCCTGTTCATTTTGCAAGCCCAAGCGTTTCACCACCGTGGCTTTCACTTTGAACTGCCCTGACCAGCAGCCATCCACTAAGAAGAAGCGCATCCAGCGCGTCAAACAGTGCCGCTGCATATCCATAGACCTGGACTAA
- the arhgap11a gene encoding rho GTPase-activating protein 11A isoform X1, producing MRTMERNVMRLVAVQHLRTAYGIKTKNWNKYKAASNKSTGSNTTKVFGVSLESLPYYNMECGSVPSFLVDACMKLLAHVDTEGLFRKSGSIIRLKALRAKLDAGEECLSTALPCDVAGLVKQFFRELPEPVFPIELHEAFLKAQQLSTEEERTSATLLLSCILPDRNLSVLRHFFDFLHNVSKRSAENKMDSSNLSVILAPNLLHSGDGTEKMNVNTEKRLKLQSAVIHCFIENVNNFGVLPEFLAEKVPAMMGCETGVLSPTSDELDELDLNSGLKRRHRRSFGDVVNGALNKIKTNKTPTHVTQADSLVFSSATPVIATPTSKRKLPLESGLSLGFSNKKRRSVIKNFGIDLLPNTLFSGTSTPGSAYSAAGILDSSSNNVSSAGMSKKQSATSVRRKSRRLSNRHIINRVESGKAGCFSPKVSKKEAPRKSLRLRFSLGKSSKDTGSESIGWRLATQESTTSFPFTKETEFSPSILPRKTESKSSKYISKSEDNLLTPQCHSSAHQILWGADTPLGAQAFGGGSFTHSPMNMCLNNNYMSEPAIVISKPPAVPSLPKKLCCASSADNLESEPNSSATILKIKKATTEFDSDLQVVQDSGSSTDLTKPLPSISAPLAESPIVKVQPLDVEAYSFPTPNPLGNESITFGPTEIATLSPLHIDSIVFESGVYCSPTKVDEGSFCAPAATTSHNSSMVRDDEKGAEQVNHSRLIDALDVQSPAHFKLGVSSGLQSTPYKLGLELRNEPATPPTVNALFSAVYENDEFSQLVDTKVHNQQLLSPGSLETEKPRVADHIQHFNKLTLHSPRSTKVKQIRSPLKFQRTPVRQTVRRINSLLGENRRPTRNVEFPKNQNTQVAKAESLESGLSPHPQFQPYQGEPQVGRSTSMCLKMKLPPVPPKKPSTLASKPKVCALGDVTNMVQPKTKVDFAVPDQSGAQKSMVQQVTDRDMNHYRGSPRNPLNQVRLLSATKPVDL from the exons ATGAGAACCATGGAGAGAAATGTGATGCGTCTAGTAGCCGTGCAGCACCTCCGCACAGCGTACGGAATAAAGACGAAAAACTGGAACAAATACAAAGCAGCCAGCAATAAGTCAACAGGCAGCAACACG ACAAAAGTTTTTGGGGTATCCCTGGAGAGCTTACCATACTATAATATGGAATGTGGGAGTGTGCCCAG CTTTCTGGTCGATGCATGTATGAAGCTGCTGGCACATGTTGACACAGAGGGCTTGTTCAGAAAGTCAGGCTCCATTATTCGTCTGAAAGCACTCAGG GCAAAACTGGATGCGGGTGAAGAGTGTCTGTCCACTGCTCTTCCCTGTGACGTAGCTGGTCTGGTGAAGCAGTTCTTCAGAGAGCTGCCAGAGCCTGTGTTTCCCATAGAGCTGCATGAGGCTTTCCTCAAGGCCCAGCAGCTCTCCACTGAAGAGGAGAGGACCTCTGCCACCCTTTTGCTGTCTTGTATCTTGCCCGACAGAAACCTAAGCGTCCTGCGTCACTTTTTTGACTTCCTCCACAATGTGTCAAAGAG GAGTGCAGAGAATAAGATGGATAGCAGTAACTTGTCTGTGATCTTGGCACCCAACCTCCTTCACTCCGGAGATGGTACCGAGAAGATGAATGTCAACACTGAGAAACGACTCAAGCTACAATCTGCTGTTATACACTGTTTCATTGAGAATGTCAACAACTTTG GTGTATTGCCAGAGTTCCTTGCAGAGAAGGTTCCAGCCATGATGGGTTGTGAGACAGGGGTTCTGTCCCCTACTTCTGATGAACTTGATGAGTTGGACCTAAACTCAGGATTGAAGAGGAGACACAGGCGCAGCTTTGGAG ATGTGGTCAATGGTGCTCTGAATAagattaaaactaataaaacccCAACACATGTCACCCAGGCAGACAGTCTTG TCTTTTCTTCTGCAACTCCTGTGATTGCAACACCAACCTCCAAGCGAAAACTTCCTTTGGAATCTGGTCTCTCTCTTGGATTTTCAAACAAGAAACGTAGATCTGTCATAAAGAACTTTGGGATAGATTTACTTCCAAATACTTTGTTCAGCGGAACATCCACTCCTGGATCAG ccTACAGTGCTGCAGGGATCTTGGACTCTTCCTCAAATAACGTATCTTCAGCAGGGATGTCTAAAAAGCAATCGGCTACCTCTGTAAGGAGGAAAAGTAGAAGACTTAGCAATAGACACATCATCAACAG AGTTGAATCTGGAAAAGCTGGTTGCTTTTCTCCAAAGGTCAGCAAAAAAGAAGCACCACGCAAGTCTTTGCGCTTGCGTTTTAGTCTGGGGAAGAGCAGCAAAGACACT GGATCCGAGTCCATTGGCTGGCGACTTGCCACGCAGGAGAGCACCACCAGCTTTCCTTTCACTAAAGAGACAGAGTTCAGTCCATCGATTCTTCCTAGAAAAACTGAATCCAAGA gctccAAGTACATCAGTAAGTCAGAAGACAATTTGCTGACCCCTCAGTGTCACTCCAGTGCACATCAGATCTTGTGGGGTGCAGACACGCCACTAGGAGCCCAGGCTTTTGGTGGAGGTTCATTCACACACAGCCCCATGAACATGTGTCTAAATAACAACTACATGTCTGAGCCTGCCATCGTCATATCGAAGCCCCCAGCAGTGCCCAGCCTTCCCAAGAAGCTGTGTTGTGCTTCCAGTGCCGACAACCTCGAGAGTGAGCCAAACTCCAGCGCCACCATACTGAAAATCAAAAAGGCCACCACAGAGTTTGACAGTGACCTCCAGGTTGTTCAGGACTCAGGCAGCTCTACGGACTTGACAAAACCATTACCAAGCATCTCAGCCCCTCTAGCAGAGAGTCCAATCGTTAAAGTCCAACCTCTGGACGTCGAGGCTTACAGCTTCCCAACTCCGAACCCTCTTGGAAACGAAAGTATCACCTTTGGTCCAACGGAAATTGCCACTTTGTCTCCTTTGCATATAGATAGTATTGTTTTTGAGTCTGGCGTGTACTGTAGTCCAACAAAGGTTGATGAAGGTTCTTTCTGTGCTCCTGCTGCTACCACTAGCCATAACAGCTCCATGGTGAGAGATGATGAAAAAGGGGCAGAGCAGGTAAATCACAGCAGGTTGATTGATGCTCTGGACGTCCAAAGTCCTGCTCACTTTAAACTTGGCGTCTCCTCTGGACTGCAGTCAACTCCATACAAGCTGGGCCTTGAGCTCCGAAATGAGCCTGCCACACCGCCTACAGTTAATGCGTTATTCAGTGCAGTGTATGAAAACGATGAATTTTCCCAACTGGTTGATACCAAAGTCCATAATCAACAACTCCTTTCACCCGGCAGCCTAGAAACTGAAAAGCCCCGTGTGGCAGACCACATTCAACACTTCAACAAGCTCACCCTCCATTCTCCCAGAAGCACTAAGGTCAAACAAATCCGATCACCACTCAAGTTCCAGCGAACCCCTGTGCGCCAGACCGTGCGCAGGATCAACTCCCTTTTAGGAGAAAACAGGAGACCCACCAGAAATGTTGAATTTCCCAAAAACCAGAACACTCAAGTGGCGAAAGCAGAGAGCCTGGAGAGCGGCCTGTCCCCTCACCCACAGTTTCAGCCTTACCAGGGAGAACCACAAGTGGGTCGGTCCACCAGCATGTGCCTAAAAATGAAACTGCCTCCAGTGCCGCCTAAAAAGCCAAGCACTCTGGCCAGTAAACCTAAGGTTTGTGCTCTGGGCGATGTGACCAATATGGTCCAACCAAAGACCAAAGTGGACTTTGCTGTCCCTGATCAATCAGGAGCTCAGAAATCCATGGTGCAGCAGGTAACGGATAGAGACATGAACCATTACAGAGGTTCACCTCGAAACCCTCTCAACCAGGTGCGACTGCTGTCTGCTACAAAACCTGTAGATTTGTAG